TTCATAGGCGTTTACTCTCCCCAATCCTCATCTTCTTCGGGCGCCAGAGCCAGTTCGAGGGGCTCAAGGCTGACGACCTCGCATTCCACGCCGCAGTCGGCGCAGACGACGATCTCGCCCACCATGATGTCGTCATCCAGTTCCATTTCGGCACCGCATTCGGGACATTCGCACAACATGGTTCTTTCTCCTTTCCTTGCTGACTGAAATTGTTAGCAATATAGCCGGCACCGCTGATGCGGTGGGGCGTCGGAATAAAAGGGCCCAGACTCATGGGATACAGAGCCTGGGCGCGTCATGGCCGGCGGTACAGGTGCTTCCCGGCACCTCGAA
The genomic region above belongs to Anaerolineae bacterium and contains:
- the lysW gene encoding lysine biosynthesis protein LysW, which gives rise to MLCECPECGAEMELDDDIMVGEIVVCADCGVECEVVSLEPLELALAPEEDEDWGE